In Gammaproteobacteria bacterium, the following proteins share a genomic window:
- the nusB gene encoding transcription antitermination factor NusB, with translation MHDSIDLKGRRNARKHAIQAIYQWQLTQFSIREIEQQFQDDYLGKRVDTAYFQTLLHEVPTNITQIDAAITTHVSRPMQDIDPIELAVLRLATFELLFRIEIPYQVVINEALELAKTFGSQDSHRFVNGVLDKVARIARPIEFSSAFKN, from the coding sequence ATGCATGACTCTATTGATTTAAAAGGCCGTCGCAACGCGAGAAAGCATGCTATTCAAGCGATTTACCAATGGCAACTCACACAGTTTAGCATTCGCGAAATTGAGCAACAATTTCAGGATGATTATCTTGGAAAACGTGTTGATACAGCATATTTCCAAACTTTACTACATGAAGTGCCGACAAATATCACTCAAATCGATGCAGCCATCACAACACATGTTTCTCGACCCATGCAAGATATCGATCCGATCGAACTTGCGGTATTGCGCCTCGCGACATTCGAGTTGCTCTTTCGCATTGAAATCCCCTACCAAGTAGTGATCAATGAAGCTTTAGAGCTAGCCAAGACCTTCGGCTCACAAGACAGCCATCGCTTCGTCAATGGTGTGCTTGATAAAGTCGCGCGCATTGCACGCCCTATTGAATTTTCTTCCGCCTTCAAAAACTAA
- the rdgC gene encoding recombination-associated protein RdgC: MLFKQAQLFSFNKTLPTQLSSLLPKLEPLIFKNCPPSFSSSHGWVAPTKESDAPLVYSMGHYLLFSLQFEEKVLPAGVIKKELETKINELQQKEDRKIYSKEKKNLRDEVTMTLLPRAFTQISQIYALIDTKRQWLITNTLQADKVKALTSSFKKCFDIDVTPLKLKKISYLLTQWVKQNEAPEGIEILDQCFLQDPNSMKRTIRSQSQSLSSPPLQALIESGLEVKQLMLSWQEAIKFTLTDFMHLKNLRYTDEALADVEDDATESALDRFNTDFVMMAKTLDALFLILTENFAGE; encoded by the coding sequence ATGTTATTTAAACAAGCGCAACTCTTTTCTTTTAACAAAACCTTACCGACACAATTGAGCTCGCTACTTCCTAAGCTTGAGCCGCTAATATTTAAAAATTGCCCGCCGAGCTTTTCATCCAGCCACGGCTGGGTTGCGCCGACAAAAGAAAGCGATGCCCCTCTTGTATATAGCATGGGGCATTACTTGCTATTTAGCCTGCAGTTTGAAGAAAAAGTATTGCCAGCAGGCGTCATTAAAAAAGAACTCGAAACTAAAATTAACGAACTTCAACAGAAAGAAGACAGAAAGATTTATTCCAAAGAAAAAAAGAACTTGCGCGATGAAGTCACCATGACATTGTTACCGCGTGCTTTTACGCAAATATCGCAAATCTATGCGCTCATCGACACTAAACGCCAATGGCTCATTACTAACACGTTACAAGCGGATAAAGTTAAAGCACTCACCTCATCGTTTAAAAAATGTTTTGATATTGATGTCACCCCATTAAAATTAAAGAAAATTTCATATTTGTTAACACAATGGGTCAAGCAAAACGAAGCGCCCGAAGGCATTGAGATCTTAGATCAATGTTTTTTACAAGATCCAAACTCCATGAAACGCACGATTCGCAGTCAATCACAAAGCTTATCGTCACCCCCATTACAAGCGTTAATCGAGTCTGGGCTGGAAGTAAAACAATTGATGTTAAGTTGGCAAGAAGCGATCAAATTCACTCTGACTGATTTTATGCATCTTAAAAATCTTCGTTACACCGATGAAGCGCTGGCTGACGTTGAAGATGATGCAACAGAATCCGCATTAGATCGCTTTAATACGGATTTTGTGATGATGGCGAAAACATTGGATGCGTTGTTTTTAATACTTACCGAAAATTTTGCAGGCGAATAA
- a CDS encoding serine hydroxymethyltransferase: MFEKSMDIQSFDKALWEAMSQESRRQEEHIELIASENYASPRVLEAQGSVLTNKYAEGYAGKRYYGGCEYVDKVEVLACERLKELFGADYVNVQPHSGSQANYAVFMALMQPGDTFLGMDLAHGGHLTHGSAVNFSGKLYHCVSYGVNAQGEIDYDDMQQKALAHKPKMIIGGFSAYSGIVDWARMREIADSVGAYLMVDMAHVSGLIAAGVYPNPLPHADVVTSTTHKTLRGPRGGIILARKNDELAKKLNSAIFPGCQGGPLMHIIAAKAVAFKEALSPEFKVYQQNVVKNAKIMAETLIARGFKIVSGGTKNHLMLVDLIGRDISGKEAEAVLGRANITVNKNMVPNDPRSPFVTSGLRLGSPAITTRGFGEKEAVQVAHWVADVLTHWQDEAVIMRVREQVLTLCTKFPVYAEVLI; the protein is encoded by the coding sequence ATGTTTGAGAAGTCCATGGATATTCAGTCTTTTGACAAAGCATTATGGGAAGCGATGAGCCAGGAAAGTCGCCGTCAAGAAGAGCATATTGAGCTGATTGCCTCAGAAAACTATGCTAGCCCCCGTGTTTTAGAAGCGCAAGGTTCTGTGTTAACCAATAAATATGCCGAAGGATATGCGGGCAAGCGCTATTACGGTGGGTGTGAATATGTTGATAAAGTGGAAGTATTGGCGTGCGAGCGCTTGAAAGAATTATTTGGCGCGGATTATGTCAATGTCCAACCGCATTCAGGCTCTCAGGCGAATTATGCCGTTTTTATGGCGCTGATGCAGCCAGGCGATACGTTTTTGGGGATGGATCTTGCCCATGGCGGGCACTTAACTCATGGTTCTGCGGTGAATTTCTCAGGCAAGCTTTATCATTGCGTCAGTTATGGCGTGAACGCGCAGGGTGAAATTGATTATGACGATATGCAGCAAAAAGCTTTGGCGCATAAGCCAAAAATGATTATTGGCGGATTTTCAGCTTATTCGGGGATTGTAGATTGGGCGCGTATGCGAGAAATCGCTGATAGCGTGGGTGCGTATTTGATGGTGGATATGGCGCATGTTTCTGGCTTGATTGCTGCGGGTGTATATCCTAATCCGCTTCCTCATGCTGATGTGGTGACGTCTACGACACATAAAACATTACGTGGCCCTCGCGGTGGAATTATTTTAGCGCGTAAAAACGACGAGCTCGCTAAAAAATTAAATTCCGCTATTTTTCCTGGCTGTCAGGGTGGCCCATTGATGCATATTATAGCTGCAAAAGCAGTGGCGTTTAAAGAGGCATTATCACCAGAGTTTAAAGTGTATCAGCAAAATGTTGTTAAAAATGCGAAAATTATGGCAGAAACATTAATCGCGCGCGGATTTAAAATTGTTTCTGGCGGTACAAAAAATCATTTAATGCTGGTGGATCTGATTGGCCGAGATATTTCAGGTAAAGAAGCAGAGGCTGTGTTAGGTCGTGCTAATATTACTGTGAATAAAAACATGGTGCCGAATGATCCGCGATCGCCGTTTGTGACCAGTGGATTACGACTGGGTTCTCCTGCAATTACTACGAGGGGGTTTGGTGAAAAAGAAGCGGTGCAAGTTGCGCATTGGGTGGCGGATGTGCTAACTCACTGGCAAGATGAGGCGGTGATTATGCGTGTACGTGAGCAAGTGTTAACGCTTTGTACGAAGTTTCCCGTGTATGCAGAAGTTTTGATTTAA
- a CDS encoding arginase: MKTLNIIGAGFGVGGFNHTSHDAPNAFQHSDALKQLQQEKIICAWLQTIDDRSFFSGPSKALEHEERLNIVHQVNVLLAQLVFQQVQKQQRFCVIGGDHSSAIGTWSGVASALDGDLGLIWIDAHMDAHTFETTHTQNVHGMPVAALLGKGHEKLTQILTRQPKIKPENLCLIGIRSFEREEADFLKNIGVTVYSSKEVEQQGLETLLQRAYQQVTRNTAGFGFSIDLDGFDPEYAPGTGTPVAEGIDANDFCRIVTQWADDPKLLGFEIAEFNPHLDLDKITEKTMANIIRAFQQ, from the coding sequence ATGAAAACATTGAATATCATCGGCGCAGGCTTCGGTGTTGGTGGCTTTAACCATACCAGCCATGATGCTCCGAACGCGTTTCAGCACTCTGATGCGTTAAAACAGCTCCAACAAGAAAAGATTATTTGTGCCTGGTTACAAACCATCGATGACCGCTCCTTCTTTAGTGGCCCATCCAAAGCACTAGAACATGAAGAAAGGCTGAATATCGTCCATCAGGTTAATGTCTTGCTTGCACAACTCGTTTTTCAACAAGTGCAAAAACAACAACGGTTTTGCGTAATCGGCGGAGATCATTCATCAGCAATTGGAACGTGGAGTGGTGTTGCAAGCGCATTAGACGGGGATCTTGGGTTAATTTGGATTGATGCCCATATGGATGCGCATACTTTTGAGACCACTCATACGCAAAATGTTCATGGCATGCCAGTCGCAGCGTTATTAGGCAAAGGTCATGAGAAACTGACGCAGATTCTAACGCGCCAGCCTAAAATCAAACCTGAAAATCTATGCTTAATCGGCATCCGTAGTTTTGAACGCGAAGAAGCTGATTTTCTAAAAAATATAGGCGTTACTGTTTATAGTAGCAAAGAAGTCGAACAACAAGGCTTAGAAACATTACTACAACGCGCCTACCAACAAGTGACACGCAACACAGCTGGCTTTGGCTTTAGCATTGATTTGGACGGTTTTGACCCTGAATACGCGCCAGGCACAGGCACACCTGTGGCTGAAGGCATTGACGCCAATGATTTTTGTCGCATTGTGACACAATGGGCAGATGATCCTAAATTGCTTGGCTTTGAAATTGCAGAGTTTAATCCACACTTAGATCTTGATAAAATTACAGAAAAAACTATGGCGAATATTATTCGCGCATTTCAACAATAG